DNA from Musa acuminata AAA Group cultivar baxijiao chromosome BXJ1-5, Cavendish_Baxijiao_AAA, whole genome shotgun sequence:
GattaaaatatatgaatataatatatTAAGATACTTTACTTTTACTGAGCTTATTATTATACATTAGATCAATTCTAATGCCAAAATATcaagattaaaatatttaatagaaaTTAATAAGAATATATTCATCGAGCCTTTATAAATCGATCTAAGTCTTATCCACTTTCGATATGAAACTAATCAAGGTGTTATAATCTTTTTCACTCAAGCACTTGATATCCTCATCAAACTTTATTATAatctcaatcaaatcctaaatgtgaATTATAGTTTAGTGGTGGCTTTACGTCGTAGCGAATCGTCTGACTCCATCCAGATAATTCTTTTTTTTACTCGAGTTTCCTCGTCATGCCTAAATACTATGTCGACTTTAATACCAAATATCATGACTCGAGCCTAATAGGTTAATTGACCGATCAATTTTGTTTACCCAAACCACTAATCAAAATGGTTGATAGTGATATACTTATCAAAACCTTCTAaggtaattttaatatttttcacttCCGAGACTAATCAGGGTATTATAATTTCCTCCCTTataagttgatagtagtataatTGCCCTCTCACTATGCCTAAATGTAATCACACCGACAATTTTttccttaatataaattaattactataaataatatattattttatttaaattattaacttagtTATTTTTTAGAATGGTTAAGAAAacgattaaaattaattttcttaatataagttataaattttatcaatcaattaaattattaattgatttatttcataaTGAGTGATGtaatttttaggaagtaaatagtttatattttatttatatatataaattataagaaataaatattctatttctatctttatgtgtgaaatacaataaaaataaatttaaaaattaaaaattaaattattatttatcaatAATGAAAGAATTGAAGAGATGATTGCCTAAAGAGAGGATTGATGAGGAGAGGTAGAATCTTTTATTCTTTTCTAATTAGttttgattttgaaatatttgatattaggattattataattttatgatgcataataatattttaatttaaaaattttatgactaATAAATAGTGATAATtgaattatgatgttagaatgattatttgacatATAATAATCTCTtaagcttaagtaaattttaagattgatttaattattaaaatttttatttttagattaacaTATTAGTTTTATTTTATTGAATTAAATATATCTACGTTTTAagaattatttataaattttttttatgatttaattagttttaaatttaagatcatgaatttaaattcttaattcaTGGATTTGAATTActctttaataatttaaaatattaaaatctaatttgatacgaTCAATCTAATTAGGGTCTAACCTAAGTCGGGTTGATTTGTTTGACCAAGTCGACCCCGCACCTGTGATCATGTACGACTCAACTCATGTGACCAAGTACAACCTAGCTCATATGACCATATAGGACCCAACCCTTATGGTAATGTATAACCCAACCTATGTGTCTAAGTATGACCTAGCTCATGTGGCAATACAAGACCTAACTCATGTGGTCGGGTAGGAGCCAACTCATGTGACAAGCGTTCAAGTATGGTCCAACTCATGTGGTTAGGTTCGACCTAGTCCATATGGTCAGATATAACTCTAACTCATGTGTTTAGATACGACCTAACCCACAAGCTAAGCGTGGTCTAGTTTAGTAAAACTTAGCCCAACTTGTGAGTGAGTCTCAACCAATCTATAAAGTTAGGCTCACCAAACTATGTGATTAGCGCTAGATATATCGTCGTTCCTCTATCTAGTCTATTATATCTCAACCTAACCTATTACTTATGATAGGCATGCATAACGCACATGATCTATCCAAAACTTAGGTGAGTCGGTTTGGTTTGAACTAACATTATATGATATAGTCCAATTTCCTTTCTTTGtattggtttgagctcgttaattgatTGGATCATATATGTTTAATAGGTTAAAATTAATTTAGGGTGATTTCAGATTAACTTAACTATTTTAAATATACTTGGTGTAATtaaaatcaatcaaatctaaattacacGTGATTCTAAATTGGTTCTTTAATGATTTGATGTTGGTTCTATTAGGTTCTAATTGAATTGAGTCTAGTTTAAGCCAATTGGATCATTCCAAGGTTTTGGTTTATTAATGACTACTAATAGATTGATATCTTATGTATTTAGGATTTTATCTAAATAtgtcatttaaaaataattattaattttttttattataaatttatgataTTAATATGATTGTTATCATATAATATATGTGATTATGCTACTTGTTCGTATTGAAGTGTAACTTGAGAAAAGAGTTACCAGCCCATCATAGTGTAGAGCCACCAATAAATATAGTCTGAGATTATATATCAAACATGATccctcataatattttattatattatttcttgGATACATGCATAAATGAATAAATGgatataaatgaatgatcatggttaTTTATGTATCCCGGATGAGGGTATATAGGATGATTCCTTTCGGGGATTAGCGAACCATCAGATATGACGGTTCGATTCTTTCATctactgttgggaggaacgtgtctccACTTGGATAGATGAGAGATCTATTCACTATTGGGAGAATacattatcgagtgatgtatatttttgttatatgattattatatatatgttgcatataattaatatatgattttatttattacataaaaATTATCACTATTTTTATGATGtatgaattttataattaattgatataattatttatatttatatatattttataaatattaaatattaattttatgatttttgacTAGTGGTTCTTCGTAAgtttttatctaatatttatttttagagtaatctAATTATTTTGTAATATATTTAAGGCTtaggtgaaagagaatttttttaattaataaaatatttaagtgaTGACTTTATGCCATGATTAGTATTCTAACTTTATCCAcgggtagtcctttcctactcgagtcccATCATTATGCATAAATACTAAGTCAACTTTGATACCAAGTGTCACGACTCAAGCTTGATAGACTAACTAGCTTCGTTTTACCTAAACCACTACCAAAAGTGCTtaaactaaaataaataataatacactcatcatatccttataagttaatttttgtcttatccactttcgatgtggaacTAATCGAGGTATTATAATTTTTCCACCCTCAAGGGCTAATGTAGCCCAAATCAAACCTTAGTATAGTACAGTAAGACGTAGCTTCATACTGTGACGATTCGTCCGACTTCATCCACAGGTAGTCTTTTCCTACTCGAGTCCTATCATCATGCCTAAATATTAGATtagttctgataccaaatatcatgacTCGGGCCTGATAGACTAACTGGTCTATCAATTTCATTTGACTTAAATCAATCAAAATATCTAAGAAACTCATCAAATCTTTATAAGATAATTTTAATCTTATTCATCTCTAATACGAGACTAATCGGATAACGCAGGCATGGATTTCCAACACGGTTATGACTAAAAATTGAAAATACTCATTAAGATATTTGATGAAGCACACATTGTCATTATATGTTATATTGATTGCATTTAGTACCAATGTTAGACAATAAATGAGCCTGAGCAAAAGCTATATAAGATTTGATATGAAAGCACATCTAACTTTCTACTCGTTTGTATTTGGGCTGCTCCTGCTCCAAAATTAAGCCCAACatctttcatctctctctctctctctctctctctctcaattgacATGCATCTATTACATCACACTTACGTTCACCAATGTCATGTATCTTGTCATAAACAACTCTAGTATCGAAACGACGCACTGCCCCCCATCGACCAGAAGACAGACATGTTTATGGGATCCCCCCATCCGATCACGAGTCTTCTCTGACACTTCAGAGAATGTAGACTTAGTGGGGAGTAACAATTGGATAAGCCATTGAATTGGTGACACATCTGCAGCGAAGAGACGATCGAAATGGTTGCCTtaggagaactctctctctctctctcagccaagtgtatatatatatatatatacttacttCAATGGTGCTTATGGGGAATGGGCCAATCATGGCCATTTCTATTGCACTGGAGGCCATTGAATCATTGACAGACGGTGAGCAGCATAAACTTCGCACTTGCATTCATTTTGTTTTTGACTTCGATGTATTCTTTACTTTTGAGGAGAATCACCTGCCGACCGTCTATTACACATCATGACATCCTTTTCCTTCTGTCTGCTGTTCACATATCGCGTGGATTAATTTCAGGTTTCGCTAGGAGATCGCAgcgttttttgttgatgatggaAATGTGAGATCTTACACCACTCCATCAATTAATTCACTTTTGTATCAGAAGAATAggtgaagaaaaataaaataaataaataaaaaaattcagatTCATTATTGATTGAACTTAAAGATTATTATCTCTATATTCAATCAAAAAATTCATTCTTGGAATTAAGTCAGAATTATTAGAAacatattatatttttgatttgatatgattaaaacatttttttttatttttatactttttattCTTATAGTTGATTACATTGTTTTCCGATAGAATGGATGCTGCTGCATTGTCCACATATTATCTTttcttttaatattattatttttagttattatctttctattcttctctttttttattcctctataataaaaaaaaactatttttctGGTCCCACATTGTGTTTGGATCGAATCGATGGACATTGACACTAGCAAACTTCTCCTGTAGATTTCCTGTTCGTAACACCTGCTCTCTCCGCCTTGCTGCAGGTTGCTGATGTACTCACTCTTCCTTTCCCAGACAACTGCACTGTCTCATCCATCGACTCCTCGTGAAGACTCAAAACTCTTGAGCTGGGGACGAGGGGGATCGACATGGTTGACACTCCCACCGCCCACTAATCCTCCCATCGACATCGGTGCCAATCGGGGCCCCCACCTCATCCATGCATCCAAATAGAAAACTCCCTAAGGCACATCCACCATTCCACTGCTTCAAAATACGACCTTTTCTTGTCCATTGCCACAGAATATTAGGTCTGCAGTCATTAATGTAGCAATTGAACAGTTCCTCCTTGAAGCACAAAGCGATCGGGTGGCTGTATGAAATGACAAAAGTATATAACCTTCGGTCATTATGTGCATTAAATTTGTTGAAGTAGGTTGGTTTTTATTGGATTTGTCCTATGCCTTTTTGGTGCTTTTGCCTGTGCTTGGCCATTCCATTGGTGGGGAAGGAGAGGTCCTACAGGTGACAAGAAGAGGCATCGATATTATCCCCGCAGCAGCCTCATCTCCTCGGCGGTGACGACATGTGGAAGTCAGAATACTACAGGTTTAGCTGAGTGGCTAATAGGATATGTTGTGCACTTTAATTCGTCGTAATAAGTATTAAGATCTGTACCCCAACAGTGTGCCACCACTCCACAGTTGCAatggaagaattctagtgatcgcTACGAGCTCCAAAATGCCATCAAAGCATAGTCAAGGAATGCATGTTCATCACCTACATGAATACTTCATTGTCCAGTCTAATTAATGTTTCTGTTTTGTTTCGGCGATAAGATCAACATTCTATAAGTGGAGAACCATTATTATGCACTGTTACTTCCAACGAGCAAAATGATCGTGATGGATTGGAGTCTTCTTCTACTGTCAGTCTAACCGCGTCTTTCTTCAAAGTATTTTGGTCATCGGTGGcttcgtgagagagagagagagaagaagaagaggaagaagaagaagagaaaccaaAACCCAAGGAAGAAAAAAGAGGCGAGGAGGAATCCAAGTCAACGCGTTGCAGATTTAGCGCGTCAACAACCTGCTGCTTATTTCGGTGTGGTGTGAACGCAAAGAGCCATGCACTAATTACCCATGCATGACGCGATAAATACATGGATATTTATTATCATGAAACGAAGCAAGTTCTTTTATCcatattatttttgaattatATCATAATGTTTTCATGGATCGATGCATGCATTTTGGTCAAAGTATAAAAGCTTCAGAAAAGTAAAGCACTTATAATTCCACCGGAACGAATCTGATTTAATGAGTGAACAATTAACGTGGAGCCAAAGTTTGCTTCGAGTCTTCCATCGAACTACGCCACCAGCACAACATCAACTTGAAATTTGGGCCACAAGGCACTCAATTGTTGACTCTCTTTTGAGTCAACCCGAGTGGTTCCGACTCAGAGAACCTCGAGTCAGAGTGGTGGCATTGTTATCACAACCTTAATGGAACGTTCTTACCCATTTGAGGTGGACTTGTGGGTAACGTCAAAGTCAACCAAATCCTCGGTTGAAAATAGAGGCTGTGTTACTATTCCAACACTCTTGATCGAGGTAGAACACCATAGATTTGTGGATGATGGAGATCACACTCGGTTATTTTCAACGTGAGAATGACATTAATGCCTTAGTCTTTGCGTCCTGGAGATCTTACCAACCTCGATGCAGAAAATTTCTTGGGAAACTTATTACTCCCTGTGCTGAAGAAGATGATTCAAGCAGAAACCACATGGAAATAATAAGAGGACTGCACATGAATCAAATATGAAGCTTTAGTAAGCTAAGAATGTTCTGTTGATGCTCATAATTTCCTTCTCATGGCCTTAATAATTAATGATGTACACTCATCAACAACCAGCATTTTGTTGGCCAATGACATGTAATATTGTCTAGCAAGCAAAGTGACTCCCACTCGTTAGATTGTTACTTTCAATCTACTTCGTTTTGTAGTCGTAGCAAATTTCATGACATAGGAGCATCCATCGACATCAAAGCTAATCATTTCAACACTCTTTTCATATGGCTCAGAATACGTTGTAAGTTTATTATGATTGGCTATCCAATTAACAAAGAGATTATTTTCTCATAATAAATGTGTTATTTTACAATCATCCATAACACACATTATCTTCACAGTTCTCCAAAAGAGAGAAGATTGTCAATCAAGAATATCAACCATGTTGAAGTCCCTTCACTAATACGTTCAAGTTTAACTTACGAAGACTAGCATTCTGCAGCAATCTTCTCTCGTTCTTCTTCAGATGATTTGCTCATGTGGGCTGAGCTAAGAAAAGCAATTATCTTTCTCATTCAACGTCTAGTTTGTTGTCAAATTACAAGAACCATTAACAATCGAAGCAGAACACATCGTACTTCCAGTCCTCCTGATATGATTTCCAAGTCAATTCTTGATCGATGGAACCCCATAGGTGCATTGATTCGGGCAGCTCCATGCGTGGGAAAGAGCTTGACGACGATGAAGCAGAAGAACACGAGGAAGAGCAAGCAGAAGAATCACATGGGATCAGTATCTCATGCGGCTGTAGCATCGGCACCTCATCGGTGCAGAACTCGGGGCAGTTGCTGAGGGATTCATCAGCTGCAGGATCACGAGGACTTGCTGTGCTCTTCTCTTTTGCCTCCTCTTCAGCCGTCTTTGAGGAACCCATCGAGTAATCCGACTCAGTTTGCTCATCTCCATCACACGACACATCCATGCACCGTCGTTGCTGCTCCTTCTGCTGGTGGCGGTGCAGCTCCTCTGTTGTAGGGCTGATGGGCTTGTGAGTAAGGGGATCAATGCCCATCTTCCTCAGCTCTTTCTTGATACGGGAGTTCCAGATGTTCTTTATCTCATTATCTGTTCTCCCAGGGAGTTGAGATGCAATCTTAGACCATCTGCCACAAGGGAAATAAAGGGTTAATTGCTTCAGCCCATAACCAGTtatacaagagagagagagagagagagagagagagagagagagagagagagagagagcagtgatACCTGTTCCCAAGCTGAGAGTGGAGCTCAATGACCAGTTTTTCCTCATCTTCTGATAGAAATCCCCTCCTGAGGTCAGGCCTGAGATAGTTTGTCCACCTTAGTCTGCAACTCTTGCCACACCTCAGCAATCCTGTGTCAACAACACCACCGAATCATTCCCAAAACCAAACATTAATCCTCTTCCTCATACAAAAGCAAAAGTGAAACAGACCTGCAAGCTTGGGTACAGCTCTCCAACAGCACAGTCCTTGGGTGAGAATGAAGTCGATAAGCTTCTTGTCCTCCTCCGCTGTCCATGGTCCCTTCTTCAATCCCACCTTCTCACAACAAGGCTTCCTCCCCATCCTATCTCACCCTTCCTCCTCCAACAAAACCACTTGAGTTAGAGAGACAAGGAGGGAACAATGTCTAAGGTAG
Protein-coding regions in this window:
- the LOC135674912 gene encoding transcription factor MYB20-like, with the protein product MGRKPCCEKVGLKKGPWTAEEDKKLIDFILTQGLCCWRAVPKLAGLLRCGKSCRLRWTNYLRPDLRRGFLSEDEEKLVIELHSQLGNRWSKIASQLPGRTDNEIKNIWNSRIKKELRKMGIDPLTHKPISPTTEELHRHQQKEQQRRCMDVSCDGDEQTESDYSMGSSKTAEEEAKEKSTASPRDPAADESLSNCPEFCTDEVPMLQPHEILIPCDSSACSSSCSSASSSSSSFPRMELPESMHLWGSIDQELTWKSYQEDWKYDVFCFDC